Proteins encoded together in one Lathyrus oleraceus cultivar Zhongwan6 chromosome 5, CAAS_Psat_ZW6_1.0, whole genome shotgun sequence window:
- the LOC127079692 gene encoding uncharacterized protein LOC127079692 produces the protein MQEKSIFFELPYWEYNLLRHNLDFMHIEKNVCDNVLYTMLNDKNKSKDNLNAWKDLKQMGIRPDLWPDEKGTYHLALYSLTRDTKKLFLKTLKNVKLPDGYSSNISRCINEEQQKIFGLKSHDCHIIMEQLLPFSIRNLLPHNVTTVLVELCSFFRVLSGKCLNLSELQILQDRIVITLCHMEMLFPPSFFTFMVHLTVHLIEEAKLGGPVHYRYMYPIERELGHLKSFVRNKAQPEGSIAEGYLAEESLTFCSRYLDNIETRFNRPGRVCDDPNEDKSSSTSFIFPQLGKPVGASSTFTLTPMQKLQAHRYLLLNCEVVAPFIEEFRQFIKRSSRSRRLSSTKIEKRLVKEFADWFKKWILNPKTLSTMSTDLKILARGPLDSARRFSAYNINGFKFRTLAREAGLKTQNSGVFLTYKTSCVSSSVDGNMRQADLPYYGKLEDIIEINYYGRFKVILFKCKWADTTRDRGYKKDRWNFNCVNFERLIHNGDREKHDPYIEASQAQMTYYVEDLVNIGWSVAVHLKARDLYEMGDKIEEEVYENEPYEEQHLDQLGNIHDEYDQLATNHLSNDSVE, from the exons ATGCAGGAAAAAAGTATATTCTTTGAACTTCCTTATTGGGAGTATAATTTGTTGCGACATAATCTTGATtttatgcatattgaaaaaaatgtgTGTGACAATGTATTATATACTATGCTCAATGATAAGAATAAATCAAAAGACAATCTCAATGCTTGGAAAGATTTGAAACAAATGGGTATAAGGCCTGATCTTTGGCCTGATGAAAAAGGGACATATCATCTTGCGTTGTATTCACTGACACGTGATACCAAAAAGTTATTTCTTAAAACTTTGAAGAATGTCAAACTACCAGATGGTTATTCAAGCAACATTTCAAGATGCATTAATGAGGAACAACAAAAGATATTCGGACTGAAAAGTCATGATTGCCATATTATAATGGAACAACTTTTACCATTTTCCATACGCAATTTATTGCCACACAATGTTACAACAGTCTTGGTGGAGTTATGTTCATTTTTTAGAGTTCTTTCTGGGAAATGTTTGAACTTGTCAGAACTTCAAATTCTCCAAGATCGCATAGTTATTACACTTTGTCACATGGAAATGTTATTCCCTCCATCATTCTTTACATTTATGGTTCATTTAACTGTTCATCTTATAGAGGAAGCTAAACTTGGAGGTCCGGTGCATTATAGATACATGTATCCCATAGAGAG GGAATTGGGTCATTTAAAGTCTTTTGTGCGTAACAAGGCTCAACCAGAAGGTTCTATAGCTGAAGGTTACTTAGCCGAAGAGTCTCTTACTTTTTGTTCTCGATACCTTGATAATATAGAGACAAGATTTAATAGACCTGGTCGTGTTTGTGATGACCCAAATGAGGACAAGTCTTCCTCTACATCATTTATCTTTCCTCAACTTGGTAAACCAGTAGGAGCTTCATCAACATTCACTTTAACCCCAATGCAAAAGTTACAAGCTCATCGATATCTCCTTCTAAATTGTGAAGTAGTAGCGCCATTTATTGA GGAATTTAGACAATTCATAAAAAGAAGTTCAAGGTCAAGAAGACTTTCATCTACAAAGATTGAAAAGAGATTAGTTAAAGAGTTTGCTGATTGGTTTAAAAAATGG ATTTTGAATCCAAAAACATTAAGTACAATGTCTACCGACCTTAAAATTCTAGCTCGTGGCCCTTTAGACAGTGCAAGAAGATTTAGTGCTTATAACATCAATGGTTTCAAATTTCGAACCTTGGCTCGAGAAGCGGGATTGAAAACACAAAACAGTGGGGTTTTCTTAACATACAAAACTTCTTGTGTTTCGAGCAGTGTTGACGGAAACATGAGACAAGCAGACTTACCTTATTATGGGAAGTTGGAAGATATCATTGAGATTAACTACTATGGTCGATTCAAAGTTATTCTTTTTAAATGCAAATGGGCTGACACTACACGTGATAGAGGGTACAAAAAGGATAGATGGAATTTTAATTGTGTAAACTTTGAGAGATTGATTCATAATGGTGATCGGGAAAAACATGATCCGTACATTGAGGCATCTCAAGCACAAATGACATATTATGTAGAAGATTTGGTTAATATAGGATGGAGTGTTGCCGTGCATTTAAAGGCAAGAGATTTGTATGAAATGGGAGACAAAATAGAAGAGGAAGTTTATGAAAATGAGCCATACGAAGAGCAACACCTTGACCAGCTTGGTAACATTCATGATGAGTATGATCAATTGGCAACAAACCATTTAAGTAATGATTCAGTTGAATGA
- the LOC127079693 gene encoding uncharacterized protein LOC127079693: MVKVKRFSNPLKSPPQVVGTTHPPPQAQPHAILQTQYQALSLRPSPPAQCPTHIPCHPPSQTQLHSRLQTQVPAHSSHHIQDPTQTQAPTHNPTYTTPTVLSPTLEVLQQSQESRQCVGRESTQYWSVESLDLGGVIKKIKTTKDQVNNLSTGERVIVHFDDQGAAYGEAQGLLVGYCGILAIDGNLFPISFDRWSGPPPSGMPKCYFEDCFKTDIKPRFYFRTTEALAERYCRLSIGKKWASHRQRLWDEFYNPALTRDEIVSNVPLSVDKSQWALFVNYRLKPSTKETCHRNKEIRSKQVVPHTGGSKPLSRKRHEMFLQVGIQPSRGQLYIETHKKKDGSVVNLAAKTLVEQIEVGLTQSTNDESIVSPNDVIGKILGPEHPGRVRCLGMGATPSYTFRNTRFRLSDSGTSYGISTSPSKFWQEKYTHLESCLKNITGAFKAYIIMKEGRIPNELVGVFGPSNPANVAGESDLSKNVTEPNSPMDASESDLPIDARETSGASNI, encoded by the exons ATGGTAAAGGTTAAGCGGTTTTCAAATCCACTCAAGTCACCACCTCAAGTAGTAGGTACAACTCATCCTCCACCTCAAGCTCAACCTCATGCCATACTTCAAACTCAATATCAAGCTCTTTCTTTACGGCCTTCACCTCCGGCCCAATGTCCAACACATATCCCATGTCATCCTCCATCTCAAACCCAACTTCATTCTAGACTTCAAACTCAAGTTCCAGCTCATTCTTCACATCATATTCAAGATCCAACTCAAACTCAAGCTCCAACACATAATCCAACATATACTACACCGACCGTTTTATCGCCAACTCTTGAAGTTCTACAACAATCTCAAGAATCAAGGCAATGTGTTGGACGGGAGTCCACACAATATTGGAGTGTTGAATCATTAG ATTTAGGAGGAGTTATTAAGAAGATTAAAACCACAAAAGATCAAGTAAATAACTTATCTACTGGAGAACGTGTAATTGTGCACTTTGATGACCAAGGTGCTGCATATGGCGAAGCACAAGGCTTGCTTGTTGGATATTGTGGAATATTAGCAATTGATGGTAACTTGTTTCCAATAAGTTTTGATAGATGGTCTGGACCACCACCATCAGGCATGCCAAAATGTTATTTTGAAGATTGCTTTAAAACAGACATAAAG CCTCGATTTTATTTTAGGACTACTGAAGCTCTTGCAGAGCGATATTGTCGGCTCAGCATTGGGAAAAAGTGGGCTTCCCATAGGCAAAGATTATGGGATGAATTCTATAATCCAGCCTTAACAAGAGATGAAATTGTATCTAATGTACCACTCAGTGTAGATAAATCTCAATGGGCTTTATTTGTCAACTATCGTCTAAAACCATCTACGAAG GAGACTTGTCACAGAAATAAGGAAATACGTAGTAAGCAAGTGGTTCCTCATACCGGTGGTTCTAAACCACTCTCACGAAAAAGACATGAAATG TTTTTACAAGTTGGAATACAACCCAGTCGTGGACAATTATATATTGAAACCCATAAGAAAAAGGATGGGTCAGTTGTAAATCTTGCAGCAAAAACTTTAGTG GAACAAATTGAAGTGGGTTTGACTCAAAGCACTAATGATGAATCTATAGTTTCTCCTAATGATGTTATTGGTAAAATTTTGGGGCCTGAGCATCCTGGAAGAGTACGATGTTTAGGTATGGGAGCAACACCTAGTTATACATTTAGAAATACCAGATTTCGACTTTCAGACTCAGGTACTTCATATGGTATTTCTACATCACCATCTAAATTTTGGCAAGAGAAGTACACACACTTGGAATCTTGTCTTAAGAATATCACAGGAGCATTTAAAGCTTATATAATAATGAAAGAAGGAAGGATCCCTAATGAATTAGTTGGTGTCTTTGGTCCATCAAAT CCAGCCAATGTCGCAGGTGAGTCAGATTTATCAAAGAATGTAACGGAACCTAATTCACCAATGGATGCAAGTGAGTCTGATTTACCAATAGATGCAAGAGAAACGTCTGGTGCTAGCAACATCTGA
- the LOC127079694 gene encoding transcription factor MYB97, producing MEHMTSIGDGVNDENVLFGMMEKGGGSGGGGGGGCNNDDVSLKKGPWTTGEDAILIDYVTKHGEGNWNAVQRNTGLNRCGKSCRLRWANHLRPNLKKGAFSHDEEKLIVELHAQFGNKWARMAALLPGRTDNEIKNYWNTRIKRRQRQGLPLYSDEHDRPNTPTTPSPCVTPTGSNLNNNITPKFEFFNQYHHQQQHHLQQQQQQQQQHLHPLSPTPTHHHSPLSSPLQHRQQQHSYSPHTFLDTSSSSSQLSFTFQRPAPLLSTPLRFKRYRSTSNFGLIPNSMTQNCSSSLNDPSLTSHHHHDSFRFPMQYNSNFPHYFHSPLLESDLAVSSSSSSPFSAKLELPSNQYLRTHSEQDVKPNIDFNDPNSFQNNNSSIMMGDILMEAQTLASGQNSKKRHYLSLNEENDMFNGCQGIDDFTLSSIYWPSNSGIKPKEETPDLSKFMNDEMSTMLTVMPSSTMQSQDWNDNNNNNDNINDNNASEVTNVQSSSGVMGDENFGLDIKPIASLFPLTNTTNNDNGNENNGCYTWDNLSGLC from the exons atgGAACACATGACAAGTATTGGAGATggagtgaatgatgaaaatgtgttgtttgGAATGATGGAAAAAGGCGGCGGTAGTGGCGGTGGCGGTGGTGGCGGTTGTAATAACGATGACGTGAGTTTGAAGAAAGGTCCTTGGACAACAGGAGAGGATGCAATTTTGATAGATTATGTAACAAAACATGGTGAAGGGAATTGGAATGCAGTTCAAAGGAATACAGGCTTGAATCGTTGCGGGAAAAGTTGTAGGCTTAGATGGGCTAATCATTTAAGACCTAATTTGAAAAAAGGAGCATTTTCTCATGATGAAGAGAAACTCATTGTTGAACTTCATGCTCAGTTTGGTAACAAATGGGCTCGAATGGCTGCGTTG TTACCGGGAAGAACAGATAATGAGATCAAGAATTACTGGAACACGAGAATCAAACGTCGTCAACGACAAGGTCTTCCTCTTTATTCAGACGAACATGATCGTCCGAACACACCAACAACACCTTCACCATGTGTTACACCGACAGGTTCAAATCTTAACAACAACATCACGCCAAAATTCGAGTTTTTCAACCAatatcatcatcaacaacaacatcatcttcaacagcaacagcaacagcaacaacaacatcttcatccTTTGTCTCCAACACCAACTCATCATCATTCTCCTCTCTCTTCGCCACTCCAACATAGACAACAACAACATTCTTATTCTCCTCACACATTCTTAGACACTTCATCATCTTCTTCGCAACTTTCCTTCACTTTTCAAAGACCTGCACCACTCTTATCTACACCGCTTCGCTTCAAACGATACCGTTCAACATCAAATTTTGGACTAATCCCGAATTCCATGACACAAAATTGCTCTTCTTCACTCAACGATCCTTCTTTAACTTCTCATCATCATCACGATAGCTTCCGGTTTCCAATGCAATACAACTCAAACTTTCCTCACTATTTTCATTCTCCTTTGTTAGAATCCGATCTAGCCGTTTCTTCATCGTCCTCCTCGCCTTTCTCAGCGAAGTTGGAGCTACCTTCAAATCAATATTTAAGAACACACTCAGAACAAGATGTTAAGCCTAATATTGATTTCAATGATCCAAATTCTTTTCAAAATAATAACAGTAGTATCATGATGGGAGATATTTTAATGGAAGCACAAACCCTAGCATCTGGCCAAAATTCAAAGAAAAGACATTACTTAAGCTTAAATGAAGAAAATGATATGTTCAATGGATGTCAAGGCATTGATGATTTTACACTAAGCTCTATTTATTGGCCTTCTAATTCAG GAATAAAACCAAAGGAAGAAACACCAGACCTAAGCAAAtttatgaatgatgaaatgtCAACAATGCTAACAGTGATGCCATCATCAACAATGCAAAGTCAAGATTGgaatgataataataataataatgataatattAACGATAACAATGCATCAGAAGTGACCAATGTTCAATCTTCTAGTGGTGTAATGGGAGATGAAAATTTTGGACTTGATATTAAGCCTATAGCTTCATTGTTTCCTCTTACAAATACTACAAACAATGATAATGGTAATGAAAACAATGGTTGCTACACTTGGGACAATTTATCTGGACTATGTTAA